Proteins co-encoded in one Nonlabens agnitus genomic window:
- a CDS encoding OmpA family protein, protein MTNNMRRYGIAMLLVFVFAFAKAQTNPNKTLPKAEREYDKYAFIDSREIFEKIANKGFKSVEIFSKLGDTYYFNNDYQNALKWYNQLFKLDNDTIPSEYYFRYAQTLKSDRQYAKADRLLKTFAVKGEKDSRLQSLENAPNYLTIVDFQKGRFEVEPVSINTNYQDFGTAYYGPAQVAFASARDTGVFYKRRHSWNEKPFLDLYVADRDQQGNMSNVQKFDSRINSIFHESTPTFSKDLNTVYFTRNNYEDGTLGKDDERVSRLQIFKSERKNGKWSEPQAVEFAEGGFSTSHPALTPDGKTLYFSSDMPGTMGTESTFKETDIWRVTIEDDGSYSDLENVSIVNTEGRESYPYISRSGNLYFASNGLQGLGGLDIFVSTINKDGSLSNPVNIGEPANSPDDDFAFIVDESVNTGYFSSNRVSQGENDDIYRFVQIEDLRETCEQIITGTVTNAITKEALEDAMISVVDINNNIVVTRRSDRNGKYALKLECDKTFFIRAEKREFNTAEELVNTPTTTGVIEVDLALDPESYKGRVGDDLAKLLNLNPIYFDFDMSFIREDAELELQKVLSVLEDNPTMTIDIRSHTDSRGTKSYNERLSDRRAASTRNYLISKGIDEARLTSKGYGESQLVNKCSDGVECTEEQHQDNRRSEFIIISM, encoded by the coding sequence ATGACAAACAACATGAGAAGATATGGTATTGCAATGTTGCTGGTATTTGTGTTCGCTTTCGCGAAAGCGCAAACAAACCCCAACAAAACATTACCAAAGGCAGAAAGAGAGTACGACAAATACGCCTTTATCGATTCAAGGGAAATCTTTGAAAAGATTGCCAATAAAGGATTCAAGAGTGTTGAGATCTTCTCAAAACTTGGAGACACGTATTACTTTAACAACGATTATCAAAATGCGTTGAAGTGGTACAATCAACTCTTCAAGTTGGATAATGATACCATTCCTTCAGAATACTATTTTAGATACGCCCAAACGTTGAAAAGTGACCGCCAGTATGCTAAAGCAGACCGGTTGCTAAAAACTTTTGCGGTCAAAGGCGAGAAGGATAGTAGATTACAATCTTTAGAAAATGCGCCCAATTACCTAACGATTGTTGATTTCCAAAAGGGAAGATTTGAGGTAGAGCCAGTTTCCATAAATACAAATTATCAGGATTTTGGAACGGCTTATTACGGTCCAGCTCAAGTGGCTTTTGCTAGCGCAAGAGATACTGGTGTTTTCTACAAGAGACGTCATTCCTGGAATGAGAAACCATTCTTGGATTTATACGTGGCAGATCGTGATCAGCAAGGGAACATGAGTAATGTACAGAAGTTTGATTCTAGAATCAACTCCATTTTTCATGAGAGTACACCTACATTTTCTAAGGATTTGAATACCGTCTATTTTACTCGTAACAATTATGAGGATGGTACGTTAGGAAAGGATGATGAGCGAGTCAGCAGACTACAGATCTTCAAATCTGAAAGAAAGAACGGTAAATGGAGTGAGCCGCAAGCCGTCGAATTTGCTGAAGGCGGATTCAGTACTTCACATCCAGCGCTAACGCCTGATGGGAAGACACTATACTTTTCAAGCGATATGCCTGGAACTATGGGAACTGAAAGTACCTTCAAGGAAACTGACATATGGAGAGTCACTATTGAGGATGACGGCTCTTACAGTGATCTAGAAAACGTAAGCATTGTTAATACAGAAGGCCGTGAAAGCTATCCCTATATCAGCCGTAGCGGCAATCTGTATTTTGCCAGTAATGGGCTGCAGGGTTTAGGTGGGCTTGACATTTTTGTCTCTACCATCAATAAGGATGGATCGCTTAGTAATCCAGTCAATATAGGTGAGCCTGCCAATAGTCCAGATGATGACTTTGCTTTCATCGTTGATGAAAGTGTCAATACGGGTTACTTTAGTTCTAATAGGGTGAGCCAAGGCGAGAATGATGACATCTATAGATTTGTACAGATTGAAGACCTGAGAGAAACTTGTGAGCAAATCATTACAGGTACTGTAACTAATGCGATTACCAAAGAAGCTCTAGAGGACGCCATGATCTCTGTGGTGGATATCAACAACAACATTGTAGTTACCAGACGGTCAGATAGAAATGGAAAGTACGCTTTAAAATTAGAATGTGATAAGACCTTCTTCATTAGAGCAGAAAAGAGAGAATTCAATACAGCAGAGGAACTTGTAAATACACCTACAACTACTGGTGTTATTGAGGTAGACCTGGCACTTGATCCAGAATCCTATAAAGGTAGAGTTGGAGATGATTTAGCTAAGCTTCTCAATTTGAACCCAATTTACTTTGACTTTGATATGTCCTTTATACGTGAGGATGCTGAATTAGAACTGCAAAAAGTACTGTCGGTTCTGGAAGATAACCCAACGATGACCATTGATATTCGTTCGCACACTGATAGTAGAGGAACCAAATCCTATAACGAGAGGTTATCAGATAGACGTGCGGCAAGTACGAGAAACTACCTAATCTCTAAGGGAATTGACGAGGCTAGATTGACTTCAAAAGGTTATGGTGAAAGTCAGTTAGTCAACAAATGTTCTGATGGTGTGGAATGTACTGAAGAACAACATCAGGATAATAGAAGATCTGAGTTTATCATCATATCCATGTAA
- a CDS encoding PorP/SprF family type IX secretion system membrane protein gives MMKFLVSIFLLLIGYSAFGQQDAQYTQYMYNTIAINPAYAGNRGMLSAIALHRSQWVGLDGAPETQSISLHSPVGLGRLGLGLSIVNDKLGPSSETYFNGDISYTIQTSVEGRLSFGLKLGAHVLDVDFNKLNLPPETIDPAFENNIDNRLTPNIGTGIYYHTDKFYAGLSAPNLLRNEHFEASNNTNNNSSFVAAERIHYYLTGGYVFDINPTLKFKPSTMIKAVAGAPLQVDLTANFLISEKLTLGAAYRLDAAVSGLIGYQVSDQVSLGFAYDRETTELGNTQFDDGSFEVFVRFELFNSYNRMLTPRFF, from the coding sequence ATGATGAAATTTTTAGTTAGCATATTTCTTCTTTTAATAGGTTATAGTGCCTTTGGACAGCAAGATGCTCAATACACTCAATATATGTACAACACCATCGCGATTAACCCAGCTTATGCTGGGAATCGCGGTATGTTGAGTGCGATTGCATTACACCGCAGTCAGTGGGTTGGACTTGATGGAGCACCAGAAACCCAAAGCATAAGTTTACACAGTCCAGTAGGTCTTGGTAGATTGGGACTAGGTCTCTCAATTGTTAATGACAAGCTGGGTCCATCTAGTGAAACCTATTTTAATGGTGACATTAGTTATACCATACAGACCAGTGTGGAAGGGCGATTGAGTTTTGGTTTAAAGTTGGGTGCTCACGTGCTGGACGTCGATTTCAATAAGTTGAATTTACCTCCTGAAACTATTGATCCTGCTTTTGAAAACAATATTGACAATCGTTTGACGCCTAACATTGGTACAGGTATCTATTATCATACAGATAAATTTTATGCCGGTTTGAGTGCGCCTAACTTATTGCGTAACGAGCATTTTGAAGCTTCTAACAATACCAATAACAATTCATCATTTGTAGCAGCAGAGCGTATTCACTATTACTTGACTGGTGGTTATGTATTTGATATCAACCCTACGTTGAAATTCAAACCTAGTACCATGATAAAAGCTGTTGCTGGTGCACCTTTACAAGTCGATCTTACGGCTAATTTCTTGATCAGTGAGAAGTTGACCTTAGGCGCTGCGTATAGATTGGACGCTGCAGTTAGTGGTTTGATAGGATATCAGGTAAGTGATCAGGTAAGCCTTGGTTTTGCCTATGACCGTGAGACTACAGAGCTTGGTAACACACAATTTGACGATGGTAGTTTTGAGGTGTTTGTTCGATTTGAACTCTTTAATTCCTACAACCGCATGTTGACGCCTAGATTCTTCTAA
- a CDS encoding DUF7507 domain-containing protein encodes MGETISYSFTVTNTGATTLTDITITDPLLVAPNGSLTGGPIASLAPGAVDTTTFSGSYTIQQSDIDAGTVTNQALATGTNPDGDDVTDTSDDPNNPTDEDPDGDGDPDDPTDTDLPDDSDISLLKESTFNDENGDGFAQLGETISYSFTVTNTGATTLTDITITDPLLVAPNGSLTGGPIASLAPGAVDTTTFSGSYTIQQSDIDAGTVTNQALATGTNPDGDDVTDTSDDPNNPTDEDPDGDGDPDDPTDTDLPDDSDISLLKESTFNDENGDGFAQLGETISYSFTVTNTGATTLTDITITDPLLVAPNGSLTGGPIASLAPGAVDTTTFSGSYTIQQSDIDAGTVSNQALATGTNPDGDDVTDTSDDPNNPTDEDPDGDGDPDDPTDTDLPDDSDISLLKESTFNDENGDGFAQLGETISYSFTVTNTGATTLTDITITDPLLVAPNGSLTGGPIASLAPGAVDTTTFSGSYTIQQSDIDAGTVSNQALATGTNPDGDDVTDTSDDPNNPTDEDPDGDGDPDDPTDTDLPDDSDISLLKESTFNDENGDGFAQLGETISYSFTVTNTGATTLTDITITDPLLVAPNGSLTGGPIASLAPGAVDTTTFSGSYTIQQSDIDAGTVTNQALATGTNPDGDDVTDTSDDPNNPTDEDPDGDGDPDDPTDTDLPDDSDISLLKESTFNDENGDGFAQLGETISYSFTVTNTGATTLTDITITDPLLVAPNGSLTGGPIASLAPGAVDTTTFSGSYTIQQSDIDAGTVTNQALATGTNPDGDDVTDTSDDPNNPTDEDPDGDGDPDDPTDTDLPDDSDISLLKESTFNDENGDGFAQLGETISYSFTVTNTGATTLTDITITDPLLDGANGTLTGGPIASLAPGAVDTTTFSGSYTIQQSDIDAGTVTNQALATGTNPDGDDVTDTSDDPNNPTDEDPDGDGDPDDPTDTDLPDDSDISLLKESTFNDENGDGFAQLGETISYSFTVTNTGATTLTDITITDPLLDGANGTLTGGPIASLAPGAVDTTTFSGSYTIQQSDIDAGTVTNQALATGTNPDGDDVTDTSDDPNNPTDEDPDGDGDPDDPTDTDLPNNNGSFSILKAADQTTFTQVGDVLTFSITVTNTGDQTLSNLVLTDDNADPGTLIPSSFASIAPGESVTAVASHTITEADVRNKRAINSILGTATNPDGDVVNDISDDPNNPADIDQNGDGDPDDPTIVYFDSDGDGIPDPIDLDDDDDGITDIVELDGQDPDIDNDNDGVPSYLDDDDNDFFVGNEDGLVNPTTDLDGDGVPNHLDLDVDNDGIYDVVENGNGDLDADNDGMVDGPAGDNGIPDAAEDGGVDGAGVSGDPLESDLDADDIPNYKDQDSDGDGITDNIESQSSSGYVPPSGVDSDGNGVDDAYDTLGTPIDPVNTEVDFNYTNQDALPDYLDLDSDGDNVPDAIEGTDFNADGIPDLSPSGTDADNDGLDDAFDGSIGDLDDPNGVLVMDDAFDLPNRDGLNDNPDFRDQDDDEDGLLTFEPGGPNNDPNNGEDVNNDGDPTNDDTDGDGTPNYLDPIDDTALFDLDDDNDGIPDIVEVGSNPDIDNDDDGVPAYLDDDDNDPLVGNDDGVVNPEFDTDGDGIPNHLDLDSDNDGVYDVNETGNSALDADNDGMVDGPEGENGIPDAAEDGGIDGNGVSQAPRDTDLDAIPDYLDQDADNDGITDNVESQETFGYIAPTGNDVDRNGVDDAYDTNGSPIEEFDFDGDGSPDYIDTDSDNDNVPDRLEGHDFDHNGIADVLPLGADVDIDGLDDNYDGDLNGFGDPDGLEVDGDPSVLPDLDGTEDVDYRDVDDDGDTVDTIYEDYDGDNDPTDQDTDSDGIPDYLDDNDDGDPFPTIDEGPDPDGDQNPNTGNTRDTDGDGIFDYLEFDEEVVEPLCEEPEVYNGISPDGNNINDFLVIDQIECYPENNLAIFNRWGVEVYNTDNYGQDGNVFRGISEGRITIEQGEELPVGTYYYVFNYIDLDGNGQSKAGYIYIQR; translated from the coding sequence TTGGGCGAGACGATCAGCTACAGCTTCACTGTAACGAACACCGGAGCGACTACGTTGACGGATATCACGATCACGGATCCACTACTAGTGGCGCCTAACGGCAGCCTTACTGGCGGCCCTATCGCGAGCCTTGCACCTGGAGCGGTGGACACGACGACCTTTAGCGGAAGCTACACGATCCAGCAGTCCGACATTGATGCGGGAACGGTAACCAACCAGGCACTTGCCACGGGAACGAATCCTGATGGTGACGATGTGACGGATACCTCTGATGACCCTAACAACCCGACGGATGAGGATCCAGACGGCGACGGCGATCCAGATGATCCAACGGATACGGACCTTCCAGATGACAGTGACATATCGCTGCTTAAGGAGAGCACGTTCAACGATGAGAACGGTGACGGCTTCGCACAGTTGGGCGAGACGATCAGCTACAGCTTCACTGTAACGAACACCGGAGCGACTACGTTGACGGATATCACGATCACGGATCCACTACTAGTGGCGCCTAACGGCAGCCTTACTGGCGGCCCTATCGCGAGCCTTGCACCTGGAGCGGTGGACACGACGACCTTTAGCGGAAGCTACACGATCCAGCAGTCCGACATTGATGCGGGAACGGTAACCAACCAGGCACTTGCCACGGGAACGAATCCTGATGGTGACGATGTGACGGATACCTCTGATGACCCTAACAACCCGACGGATGAGGATCCAGACGGCGACGGCGATCCAGATGATCCAACGGATACGGACCTTCCAGATGACAGTGACATATCGCTGCTTAAGGAGAGCACGTTCAACGATGAGAACGGTGACGGCTTCGCACAGTTGGGCGAGACGATCAGCTACAGCTTCACTGTAACGAACACCGGAGCGACTACGTTGACGGATATCACGATCACGGATCCACTACTAGTGGCGCCTAACGGCAGCCTTACCGGCGGACCGATCGCTAGCCTTGCACCAGGAGCGGTGGACACGACGACCTTTAGCGGAAGCTACACGATCCAGCAGTCCGACATTGATGCCGGAACGGTATCGAACCAGGCACTTGCCACGGGAACGAATCCTGATGGTGACGATGTGACGGATACCTCTGATGACCCTAACAACCCGACGGATGAGGATCCGGACGGTGACGGCGATCCAGATGATCCAACGGATACGGACCTTCCAGATGACAGTGACATATCGCTGCTTAAGGAGAGCACGTTCAACGATGAGAACGGTGACGGCTTCGCACAGTTGGGCGAGACGATCAGCTACAGCTTCACTGTAACGAACACCGGAGCGACTACGTTGACGGATATCACGATCACGGATCCACTACTAGTGGCGCCTAACGGCAGCCTTACCGGCGGACCGATCGCTAGCCTTGCACCAGGAGCGGTGGACACGACGACCTTTAGCGGAAGCTACACGATCCAGCAGTCCGACATTGATGCCGGAACGGTATCGAACCAGGCACTTGCCACGGGAACGAATCCTGATGGTGACGATGTGACGGATACCTCTGATGACCCTAACAACCCGACGGATGAGGATCCAGACGGCGACGGCGATCCAGATGATCCAACGGATACGGACCTTCCAGATGACAGTGACATATCGCTGCTTAAGGAGAGCACGTTCAACGATGAGAACGGTGACGGCTTCGCACAGTTGGGCGAGACGATCAGCTACAGCTTCACTGTAACGAACACCGGAGCGACTACGTTGACGGATATCACGATCACGGATCCACTACTGGTGGCGCCTAACGGCAGCCTTACTGGCGGCCCTATCGCGAGCCTTGCACCTGGAGCGGTGGACACGACGACCTTTAGCGGAAGCTACACGATCCAGCAGTCCGACATTGATGCGGGAACGGTAACCAACCAGGCACTTGCCACGGGAACGAATCCTGATGGTGACGATGTGACGGATACCTCTGATGACCCTAACAACCCGACGGATGAGGATCCAGACGGCGACGGCGATCCAGATGATCCAACGGATACGGACCTTCCAGATGACAGTGACATATCGCTGCTTAAGGAGAGCACGTTCAACGATGAGAACGGTGACGGCTTCGCACAGTTGGGCGAGACGATCAGCTACAGCTTCACTGTAACGAACACCGGAGCGACTACGTTGACGGATATCACGATCACGGATCCACTACTAGTGGCGCCTAACGGCAGCCTTACTGGCGGCCCTATCGCGAGCCTTGCACCTGGAGCGGTGGACACGACGACCTTTAGCGGAAGCTACACGATCCAGCAGTCCGACATTGATGCGGGAACGGTAACCAACCAGGCACTTGCCACGGGAACGAATCCTGATGGTGACGATGTGACGGATACCTCTGATGACCCTAACAACCCGACGGATGAGGATCCAGACGGCGACGGCGATCCAGATGATCCAACGGATACGGACCTTCCAGATGACAGTGACATATCGCTGCTTAAGGAGAGCACGTTCAACGATGAGAACGGTGACGGCTTCGCACAGTTGGGCGAGACGATCAGCTACAGCTTCACTGTAACGAACACCGGAGCGACTACGTTGACGGATATCACGATCACGGATCCACTACTTGATGGTGCCAACGGTACATTGACCGGCGGACCGATCGCTAGCCTTGCACCTGGAGCGGTAGACACGACGACCTTTAGCGGAAGCTACACGATCCAGCAGTCCGACATTGATGCCGGAACGGTAACCAACCAGGCACTTGCCACGGGAACGAATCCTGATGGGGACGACGTGACGGATACCTCTGATGACCCTAACAACCCGACGGATGAAGATCCTGACGGCGACGGTGACCCAGACGATCCAACGGATACGGACCTTCCAGATGACAGTGACATATCGCTGCTTAAGGAGAGCACGTTCAACGATGAGAACGGTGACGGCTTCGCACAGTTGGGCGAGACGATCAGCTACAGCTTCACTGTAACGAACACCGGAGCGACTACGTTGACGGACATCACGATCACGGATCCACTACTTGATGGTGCCAACGGTACATTGACCGGCGGACCGATCGCGAGCCTTGCACCTGGAGCGGTGGACACGACGACCTTTAGCGGAAGCTACACGATCCAGCAGTCCGACATTGATGCGGGAACGGTAACCAACCAGGCACTTGCCACGGGAACGAATCCTGATGGGGACGATGTGACGGATACCTCTGATGACCCTAACAACCCGACGGATGAGGATCCTGACGGCGACGGCGACCCAGATGATCCAACGGATACGGACCTTCCAAATAATAATGGCAGCTTCAGTATTTTGAAAGCAGCAGATCAAACAACATTCACACAGGTTGGTGATGTACTTACTTTCAGTATAACGGTGACAAACACTGGTGATCAAACGTTGAGTAATCTTGTATTAACTGATGACAATGCCGATCCAGGAACATTGATTCCTTCCAGCTTTGCATCTATAGCACCTGGTGAATCAGTGACAGCGGTGGCGAGTCACACTATTACAGAGGCTGACGTTAGAAACAAGAGAGCTATCAACTCCATATTAGGAACAGCTACAAATCCAGATGGAGATGTTGTGAACGATATTTCTGATGATCCAAATAATCCAGCTGATATTGATCAAAACGGTGATGGCGATCCTGACGATCCAACTATTGTCTATTTTGATTCTGATGGAGATGGAATACCAGATCCTATTGACTTAGATGACGACGACGACGGTATCACAGATATTGTCGAATTGGACGGCCAAGACCCAGATATTGACAACGACAATGATGGTGTTCCTTCATACCTAGATGATGATGATAATGATTTCTTTGTTGGAAATGAAGATGGATTGGTAAATCCAACTACTGATTTAGATGGCGATGGAGTCCCTAATCATTTAGACCTGGATGTTGACAACGATGGAATTTACGATGTTGTTGAAAACGGTAATGGTGATCTAGATGCTGATAATGATGGTATGGTAGATGGACCAGCTGGTGATAACGGTATTCCTGATGCTGCCGAAGACGGTGGTGTTGATGGAGCTGGTGTTAGTGGCGATCCTCTTGAGTCTGATTTAGATGCTGATGACATACCAAACTATAAGGATCAAGATTCTGATGGTGACGGTATTACTGACAACATAGAGTCGCAATCATCAAGTGGTTATGTCCCACCTAGTGGCGTTGACTCTGATGGTAACGGTGTCGATGACGCTTATGATACTTTGGGAACACCAATCGATCCGGTGAATACAGAAGTTGACTTCAACTATACCAACCAAGATGCGTTACCTGATTATCTAGATTTGGATTCTGATGGTGATAATGTTCCTGATGCTATTGAAGGTACTGACTTCAATGCAGATGGTATACCTGATCTATCACCTTCTGGAACTGACGCTGATAACGATGGTTTAGACGATGCTTTTGATGGTTCAATTGGTGATCTTGACGATCCAAATGGTGTCTTAGTTATGGATGATGCCTTCGATCTACCTAACCGTGACGGTCTGAATGACAATCCTGATTTTAGAGATCAAGATGATGATGAAGATGGATTGCTAACTTTTGAGCCTGGTGGGCCTAATAATGACCCAAATAATGGTGAAGACGTCAATAATGATGGCGACCCTACTAATGATGATACAGATGGAGACGGTACACCTAACTATCTAGATCCTATTGATGATACTGCGTTATTTGATTTAGATGATGATAATGATGGTATCCCAGATATCGTAGAAGTTGGTTCTAATCCAGATATTGATAACGACGATGACGGTGTGCCTGCATACCTCGACGATGATGACAACGATCCACTAGTAGGAAATGATGATGGAGTAGTCAATCCAGAATTTGATACTGATGGTGATGGCATTCCTAATCATTTAGATTTAGATAGCGACAACGACGGTGTCTATGATGTGAATGAAACAGGTAACTCTGCGCTTGATGCTGATAATGACGGTATGGTTGATGGACCTGAAGGAGAAAACGGTATTCCTGATGCTGCTGAAGATGGCGGTATTGATGGAAATGGTGTTTCTCAAGCTCCTAGAGATACAGATCTAGATGCAATCCCAGACTATCTAGATCAAGATGCAGATAACGATGGTATCACAGATAATGTAGAGTCTCAAGAAACCTTTGGCTACATCGCACCTACCGGGAATGATGTAGATCGCAATGGAGTGGACGATGCGTATGATACCAATGGATCACCAATCGAGGAGTTTGATTTTGATGGTGACGGTAGTCCTGATTATATCGATACAGATTCAGATAATGATAATGTGCCAGATCGTTTAGAAGGACATGACTTTGACCACAATGGTATTGCAGATGTATTACCTCTCGGAGCAGATGTTGATATCGATGGATTGGATGACAATTACGATGGTGACTTGAATGGCTTTGGAGATCCAGATGGACTAGAAGTCGATGGAGATCCTAGCGTACTTCCAGATCTTGATGGAACTGAAGATGTCGATTACAGAGACGTGGATGATGATGGTGATACAGTGGACACTATCTATGAAGATTATGATGGTGATAATGATCCAACAGATCAGGATACAGATTCTGATGGTATCCCAGATTATCTTGATGATAATGATGATGGTGACCCATTCCCAACTATTGATGAAGGTCCAGATCCTGATGGAGATCAAAACCCGAACACTGGTAACACCAGAGATACCGATGGCGACGGAATCTTCGATTACCTCGAGTTTGATGAAGAAGTGGTGGAACCATTATGTGAAGAGCCAGAGGTTTACAATGGTATCTCACCAGATGGTAATAACATCAATGATTTCTTAGTAATTGATCAAATTGAATGTTATCCAGAAAACAACTTAGCGATATTCAATCGTTGGGGAGTTGAAGTGTATAACACAGATAATTATGGTCAAGATGGAAATGTCTTTAGAGGAATATCTGAAGGTAGGATAACCATTGAGCAAGGTGAAGAGTTACCAGTAGGTACTTACTACTATGTATTTAACTACATAGACCTTGATGGCAATGGACAATCTAAGGCTGGATACATCTATATACAGAGATAG
- a CDS encoding OmpA/MotB family protein, producing the protein MNNKLTKAVGALTMAAVLVSCVSKKKYNELETDYNNTRSELLKTRVEKEDLEAKFAAIETRVDRYNEKIASLQSDKEGMLVTSNNGEFAVSEKNKQAMRRTLQNVPQEQLATATTLKDSLNLAISYKMSQRLQGENAGKRVDMKIENTVVMIQIADDLLFGDSSYRVGSKADDILSKIAAVVNSEPSLEVLVEGHTDSRTVKEGSYIKDNWDLSTERAAAIARRLNSKFSVPQEQLIVAGRASYDPIAANDSRENMAKNRRTQIVIMPNLDKFFAMLDSDLAVLDESEK; encoded by the coding sequence ATGAATAACAAGTTAACCAAGGCTGTTGGTGCCCTAACCATGGCAGCCGTTTTAGTAAGTTGTGTATCAAAGAAAAAATACAACGAACTAGAAACCGATTACAACAACACTAGATCTGAATTGTTAAAGACAAGAGTCGAGAAGGAAGATCTGGAAGCCAAGTTTGCAGCGATTGAAACGCGAGTTGATCGCTACAACGAGAAGATTGCTTCCTTGCAGTCTGACAAGGAAGGCATGCTGGTCACTTCAAACAATGGTGAGTTTGCTGTTTCTGAAAAGAACAAACAAGCCATGAGACGTACACTTCAAAATGTGCCTCAAGAACAGCTGGCTACAGCAACCACTCTTAAGGATAGTCTCAATCTGGCCATAAGCTACAAGATGTCACAGCGTTTGCAAGGCGAGAATGCCGGTAAACGAGTGGATATGAAAATTGAGAATACTGTGGTGATGATTCAAATAGCTGATGATTTGCTATTTGGCGACAGTAGTTATCGCGTGGGCAGCAAAGCAGACGATATCCTATCAAAGATTGCTGCAGTGGTAAATTCTGAGCCATCGCTTGAAGTTCTCGTAGAAGGTCATACAGACAGTCGTACGGTAAAAGAAGGAAGCTATATTAAAGACAACTGGGATTTGAGTACAGAACGTGCTGCTGCCATTGCGCGCAGATTGAATTCCAAATTTAGCGTACCACAAGAGCAGCTAATCGTTGCAGGTAGAGCAAGCTATGATCCAATCGCTGCCAATGATTCTAGAGAAAACATGGCCAAAAATAGACGTACGCAGATCGTCATCATGCCTAATCTAGATAAATTCTTTGCGATGCTGGATAGTGATTTAGCCGTTTTGGACGAATCTGAGAAGTAA
- a CDS encoding fasciclin domain-containing protein: MKFTQVLSVAILAGTLTMVSCKDAEKEQMEAEKMEMEQRAADSLKMVEEQMAEREAMAVEVGGAKMYADQTIVENASKADNLTTLVAAVQAAGLVETLNSDGPFTVFAPTNAAFDALPQGTVATLLKPENKEQLSGILTYHVVSGNVDAASLMNMIEQNGGTATLDTVNGGQLTASVVDGKVVITDAKGGKSTVIIADVKQSNGVVHAVDTVLMPA, encoded by the coding sequence ATGAAATTTACACAAGTATTAAGCGTAGCAATTCTAGCAGGTACACTAACCATGGTGTCTTGTAAAGATGCTGAAAAAGAACAAATGGAAGCTGAAAAAATGGAAATGGAACAGCGTGCTGCTGACTCTCTTAAAATGGTAGAAGAGCAAATGGCAGAACGTGAAGCTATGGCTGTTGAAGTAGGTGGTGCAAAAATGTATGCAGACCAAACTATCGTAGAAAATGCCTCTAAAGCAGATAATTTGACTACTCTAGTTGCAGCGGTACAAGCAGCAGGTCTAGTAGAAACTTTAAACAGTGATGGACCATTTACCGTATTTGCTCCAACCAATGCAGCTTTTGACGCATTGCCACAAGGAACTGTAGCTACATTGCTAAAGCCAGAAAACAAAGAACAATTATCAGGAATCTTAACTTACCATGTAGTAAGTGGAAATGTTGATGCTGCTAGTTTGATGAACATGATCGAACAAAATGGTGGTACTGCAACTTTAGATACTGTTAACGGTGGACAACTAACTGCAAGTGTTGTAGACGGTAAAGTTGTTATTACTGATGCAAAAGGTGGAAAATCTACTGTAATCATTGCTGATGTTAAACAATCTAACGGTGTTGTACACGCAGTTGATACTGTTTTGATGCCTGCATAA